A window of Punica granatum isolate Tunisia-2019 chromosome 8, ASM765513v2, whole genome shotgun sequence genomic DNA:
ttgttcaaattattttttttagtgtaCTTCTCGACGGAAAAATAATGCTTTagagggatttttttttaatgtatacatgtccTTTTGACATGTCAATATCTGCAGCAAATTGACAACTACTAGATTGCCAAACAACCAAATCGTACTAAGATGCAACATGATCTAGCACGACGACGAACGTTCAGTATTAAATTTGTTTAGTCACATTTGGAGTAATAGCGCAacctctctctatatatatacctaaAAAACGATCAATTAATACATGCAAAAAAGATTTGTTACCGATTGGCATGAACTTGCAATACACAACTATTTTAAATGTAAAATTCTTACTTGGACCTATACGAACTCGAGTCCATCTGAAACTTTAAACACTTAAGTTGATAAGTTGCTGGACCAAAGTCTCATATAAAATTATCTCAACACCCGCTCCATGTGACAGCGTGTGGTCCAGTACGTGCCACGTGCCTCTTAAACACCCGCCTTCAACAATTGACCATGAGCCAGACATCCTCTTCCGTATTTGGGCGAGGGGGACAAACACCAAACTAGCATCaagctccacactcgggcctaatTAGAGGTGCCCCTTTAGCTACCTCGGAATATGAGGTGCATTATTGGCTGCCTCGAAACCGAATCTGACGTGGTATGAGCTCACACATACTCACGAAAGTGTAACCTGCTCCGATACCGTATAAAATTTCCACTTGTGCCTGCACGGATCTGAACCCATCTGCAACTTAAATTGATAGGTTACTGGactcaagtctcatataaatatatcttaACACTTAATGCTATTGAAATTCCAACTCATGGTGAGTTATGGACAGATTGATTATTCAACCATAGTTAATGATAACTTGGGGGAGTATGTTGTACAGAGGTAAGGCCCAAAGGCCAATTGCCCAATTGGCCAATCGGCAACCACTTCCTCTTATTGGGCCAATTAGACATAAAATTCTTTCCACGGTTcgcaattttttattttcatggaTAATAAAGTTAGTGCTCAACAACTTTCCATATGTTCCAGCCCAAATAATTCAATGACCTGACAATTAATTTCATACATAGCATGCCTTTCCTTTATTTCGGTGGAAGTATGCCTTTCTTATTTGAAGTCGGACCATAAGCCACGACTTTTCTCGATTTTCCCTACTCGGAATCGTTCTTATATATCACACGCGAGGAGGAGGCATGATTGCCCCATCAGAACTTCGAAACCGGTTCTTGTTTCGAAATGGAAGTTTGTAATAATTGGCTATTATGAAAGGGCAATATAGGTCTCGACATTTTctcatcattttctttctcaCTCTTCTTTCCGATAATCAATTATTTTGTCCAGCCTTTCAATTTGTTTGTTAAACTTATGTTGgcaaaaacatatatatacataatatgcTAACAACATTAGCAGGCAATGAACTGCACCCGATATGcaatatctatataattataagcatagaaattaattaatccatctttttttttcctagtaTAAGGGAGGCTCATAATAAACTTAATAGGCTATAGGAGAGTCAAATAAGAAGGGATGATAGTTCTATCAATAAGAATCGAATCCGAAATTTCTTGTTTCTGAGCTGAGGCCTTTACCACTTTATTAACCCTCTTAATTAATCCATGTTTTAATAAAAGGCAACACATtgtattaaaagaaaaaaaggggggggggggggggaggagtTAAATTTTTCCACAAGTGTGATAAACGTGCTTAAGGCTTCAAACTCAGGCATTGCTTTGGGATTTGTCCCAACCACCAATCAGTGTATACACAAATCTGACAACCTCGTGTCAGAATTAATCAGGCTAaacggaaaaagaaaaagaacatacAGTCCTGATCGAATAATTTTACAGCCAGCAATCTACCTAACACAGGGCACAGCTTGAGCTGTTAGCTAGCTGGGTCTATTAAACTTGTGTCCTCACCATGGAACTATATGCGCATCATCCCATAATCTCACGACGCTGCCGTCGAATACCTTCAAGTCCTGGTACCGGTACCATCCCGAATCCCCATTTCTCACTCTGAAAACCATATCTCGCCTGCCCGACCACTCTAATCTGCTGCCATAGATGCCGCCATCGCACTTTTCGGCCCCTACCGTTGCGGTCGCCTCTGCCTCTTCATTTTGATTATGATTAACATCGCGGTCATCCTCATAATACACTGTGAACCTCCCTTTCGTCACATCATATTTGCTAGAAACCGCCACGAGGGGATGAGCCAAGGCGGCGATGCCACGTGATGAAACGTCATCAGCCTGCCGGCTGGGGCGAGGTTTCCCCTGCAGAACTGACCGGCACTCATTTGAGCTGCTGCAGGCATCTTCGTGGGGCGACTGCGGTTCAGGCATGGAGGAGCAGCCGACCGCAGCAGCAGCTCTGACAGAGGTGGCAGTAGCTCGGATCCTCCAGAAGCTGACAGCCGCCGTGACGACCGCGACCCACGTCCATAAGTTGTTCACCACGGCAAGCAACCCGAACCTCACGTAGTTGATCGCAAGCGCCTCCAAGGGAGAATCCAACGCATTCATCTTCGATAATCAGCAGCCGTCCGCCTTCACATACGATAAAACCGACACGATACTGCGACCGATGATAAGTCTTTCCAGGGCCGGGGACCTAATGAAAACTCCTGGAGGTTTTTGAGCTGTGTATGTGCATATCATATGGCGTGCGTGTGGGGAATATATAAGGTGGGACTGGAGGGGAGGAGAGCGAATGTGAGCCGTCGGATGAGGCAAGTGGGCTAAGGGGGATGGGATCTGTTTGGGGAGATGCCGAGAATCGAGAGGAAAGATGCTAAACGGTTTAAGGATAGATCCGAAATTGAGAATGGGAAGGGGATGATTTGTGGTGACGCGTGAAAGGATGGGAGTGGCCATCGCGTTTCCTGGCTTGCCAACCTTGGATGTTGACCACTATCATGTCCAAAAAATATTGATTGGGCGTTGCCGTCTAGTTTAGATAAGTTACAATCAATTAAAATACTTATAAATAGAAATTTGCGAATCCATTGGAGGTCAATTTCCCATAGTCATATGTTTTAATTAGGTATTATACAGTTAAATGACTGAGTaatattcatcaaatatttttttagtgtGTACCCTGATATCCAGAGCCCAATGGAatctgactaattcagtcgggagatcgagcGGTTATTTTCTCTCCCAACAAGTGCGTTTCTTGGAGTTCGAACTTATATTCTCCTCCTTATGGGGATGAACTGCTTACCACTCAATCAACACTTTTGTTGGTTGACTCGCCAAAAATGACCACAGAGATAATGATAGGTACTCCCATAATTGCATGCTACTATACTAGCCTAGGCTTagtgtattttttttgtgataaCAAGCTGTGCCTGTCCAAATAAATGGACcgccaataaaaaaataaatagaagatTTTGTCGTCTTATATTTTGGTCTTTTCCGAGTTTCCATCACTCGCCTAGTCCTTTCTTTCTCGATAGTCGATTCTGCTCTTAGCACGTTATACCGGCTCTCACTTAATGTATTGATTTCTGCCTGACAAGCTCGAACAAGAAGTTAATTTTCACGTTTTGAGATAACATACACAAGACACTTGATTTAAGTTTGATTCCATATAAGTGTCTCTATATTCGTTACTGATTTTCTTTAACCATCATGAATCCGGCTCTTGATTTTTGCCCCACCAAAGATTTCACTCCCCTCTATCAAAATGTTGGGTCCATTCGATTTACTTGTTATGTGAATTTCGGTTCCTCCGTCAATAAGATCAACTCGATGACGACTGACTTTCCAAGTCAACAGAGAGAATGGATGACCCATTTAAGGTTCTAATCATTGAGCAACAAAGGGCTAAAGGGAAGATAAACTTTAAATGTTCAATTCAAGAGAGCTTTATTAAtaagttataaaaaaattgtacaAAGGCCAAATCCGCGTGGAGGATAAAGTAGAAAGACCAAATGGAGAAACCTAAAAACTGAAAGTACTGAGTAGGGTAAAAGAAAAGATACGGAGTGGAGAATCGTGGATGGACGGTTACGATTGCGATGCCATTGTGAAACCGAAACGCAGGAGAATAATCCCTTTCCCAGCAACGTCACGTTTACCTCGCGTTCAACAGAGTTACACTTGAAAGCGCTTCACCGACCGCGTACGAGGATAACATAAAATGTCCGAAATTTTCCTAGTGTATGACCTTGTAACATTCATGTCTAAATGTGGTGCAGTTGATAAATCGTGTTTAAAGATCAATAACGAAATAAGCTGAATCCACGTCCGAGAAAGAATTTGtattaataatgaaataaGCTGAAAATATCTCgctacattaaaaaaaattattaaagatcCATTATACAATGtaaattcatgatttttgtCATAAAAGATGTCCATAAATCTAActtaagaataaaaattagtaaaataaataaattcaaaatcaaGAAGTCCTAAATTAACGTTCGTGCTGCAACACTAAAACTCCGTTTTCAGAAGTAATTCTAATTTACCCTTTCTTCGTATAGGATTTTCCTCAATTATAATGCATAAACGATAGTCTTACGTTCGGACGAAATAAGATTCTTGCATTTGCCATTCAGACGTAACTAACATTTTTAGACCACATCCTAGAAACTCTTGGTTTTTAGAAATAGCCCAGTGTATGGCAATTTGTTTGTAGTGTTATTGCATAATATGAACGGCTCTTCTCaataatcattaatttttctttttattgtgTATCGTTAGTATCCAAAAATCCAACGGGTATTAGCTAATTCAAATTCGAATTGGATAGCTTAATAATAAGGTAAAATTCTCATAatcgtgattttttttatattcagaAGATTCATATGTgattatttaaagaaaaaaaatgttgaatgATTTCAATAATCATTAATAAATTGGGATTGATGTGATACGCGGGGAGTGGTAGTTGAAAAATTAGGTATATGCAATGAAATTTAGGAATCTTTTccactcctttttttttcccccctttttggGCTAAACTTTACACTCCGATTGAAATGGGGATAAGTGTTATGGACTTGTCATGAGATGTACGttgaaatataattgaaaattaggTAAAGTGTGTAATGTTGAATAAGTGAAACTTTGAGGTCAATGAACTTTCTTAtccttttaatttatatggcCATCACAGGGCCAAGAGAGCACATCCTCATTTATCAGCATCACCACGTGACTCACATTCACAGTTCACTAATTAATGTTGCCCATTTGAATTCAAAATTCACGATAACCATAACAATAATTGGTTTCTTCAAACAGATCGAGGACTGATCGGGTTGCAAACACGATCCTCTGGAAATTCATAATTTCCTACAAGCtataatttgttatttttcgtGAGATGATGATGCTATATAAACCTCTACTTATTAGTGAGATGAAAGAGATGATGATGCACGAATGTCCGGATGTACCTCTACTTATTAGGGTTTATCCGTAGCCCTAAGGCCCATCCCGGTTCGCATACATTCACAATAGGTGGTAGCAACCAATGTCGTGTCTGACAAACAATTCATGACGAGAGAAATTTTGACTGCCTCTTATGGCAGGAAGTGCCCGAGAGACGCACATATGCAATATGCATGATTTTGTGGATGTGGTCTAGTTTGAGTAGTGTTCAGATTAAAATGTTTCGACGGAATCAACTGCGAGGAAAGAAAGGCAAGTTAACGAAGATTCGAAGAACCGAGATGAACACACCACTTGTTCTTCTCGAGTGGTTGTTGGGTTCTCATCCTTTTTAAGAACCAAGCATGCATGTAGGcattcacaatatatatatatatatatatatatatatataatatatatataatataaactatGACaagtttatttaattttcaatatttcaaaaatgccATTGTATTCTTGTGACTTTTCATCGCACATTTTCAGCTTGTGACCTTTGGTCGCACATTTTCACTATAAATATAAATCGGCTCTTTCAATTCATCACTCATTTTCGACACTTTATTACATTGCATCTCTATTAACCAAGTTACCATTCATCACAAATATGTTTGTTCTATTATTATCTCATAACGATTTATAGTTTCAAAATTTCGTTGAATCATATGTTTGTTTTCAACGTCTATTATTCTATTAggttcatattttttttatctcatcGCTATGAGTCAAGTggttattttcataatttcttatttttccaatttttgttCTAAAAAATACATGTATTCTTCGTAAATTTCTATCTTCCTTTTTATACCTTTTACTACCACACTTTTGGTGTACTTCTTTagtatgatttttttctcacACATATTTAATTCTCTATTATTCGCTCATTTTCAACATTCATTGCCTCAAATGTTCTATCATATATCACCTTAGCCGAGTTAAACTTTATACATCTTTTCCAAAGTATGACCATTCCCAAAGTGtttctttaactttttttttcctttttgccattggtaaaataattatattattattttacccATAATTATTGACTTTGACGAACGCATCAAACATGAAATAATTTCTCCATTCGATACTTATGGTCCTTCTCTCCCATTTcctatttacatttatattttttctattttctctttcgatttttaattacttctcCTTTTAATTGTTCTTATTCTTCGACTTTGCTAATCGTTGGAAAAAGATATCTCGTATTCTCTTTCTTTGACCATaatcctttttaaaaaaaaaaatttaaaaaccaaCTTATACGTATTCTTTCTCATAACCTTTCGATTTTAAGGTAccatttcatactttttcactGTAAAAACTACCTAGCATATTCTATTCAATAATTATTCACTCTGACGAACacatcaaatatgaaataacttATCAAATCAACGCTCACGGATCCTCTCTCGTGTTTcctatttatatttgtatcaatgaattttcaaaatttatatcaagaattttttaaaattattttgtgaaTGGATATTTTCTGATGAGTTACTGACATATATCCtatgattaaaattttatatttttaacgtatttttcaaaatttatattgatttatttgaaaaattatttaagacaTTATGCCATTGGTAATTTGTTTTCAAAATcccaatcaatttttttatgggATCTTATGGATACAAAAGTACGCATTTTggagaataaaaaataaagaaagagaaaaagagtttcaaagaaaagagatacaaatatcattaatttctttttttatttaattttgttttctcttatGTCAAGTTCTTACTTCTCTCTCtattcttattttcttctttttcttctgtctACAGACATTGACTGTCGTTTATACATTGTCACTGTAGTGCCTACTATCACCACCACTTGCTAATAATATTGCACAAGCTTGAAGTCATCATGTTGTCAATGTCCTCCTTCACGAGCTCTAGGTACATTTTCATTCTTACTTAAAAATGGAGAAATAAGTTGCTtccaatataaatttaatatcaaTTATCAATACAATTTATCAGTTTgcaattgaaattaaatttactcttGTGCCTTAGTTGGGATCTGAAgtattttgtttgtttttttattttatttgttaagtataaattataacacataatataaattactatatatacataaattcgAATCTTATCAACTTCcttccaattttctttctttcaaaaCTAAACACGACCCTTAAGGTCTTTAATTTTCGGAATTTTTCGGTCGGTTTGGGTAGAATTGTTCTAAATTTTCGAACTATGGGTGCCATTGCAAGCCTAtttgtgaaaataatatttctattaattattttgcaaacttttattaaaaatttaaattcatttctctatttttctttaggatgttctattgaaatgaaagatcaagccagaaaaatatatctattgaaatttttttttgaaataaattatttttaaattgcattaatttcatttttaaaaaattattttttatattttaatagtacttatcaattttttattatttattgacTAGATTCTGCATCAGCGCTACGGgcaatgtaaaaaaaaataatttaaaatgttGTCTCTACATTTTCATCATTATATACCATTTGTAATTCTACATAGATGtgctattattaaaaaaaattaaaaattgtaatgaaaattgaaaaaaaaattagtgaaagaaaagaaaaataacttagGTTGAGATAGATCTGGAGTAGGGATTGAAGATAAAGAAGTAGAAAGTAGAGCAGAAGATGACCACGTGTGAATTGATGAATGAGTAAGATatatgaatttaaaatttgagcagttttatagttttattattgccttcaattttacttttcttcaatagattaaaaaataatgaggataattttgtaaaattgtgCAAAAACTAATACGTATATTTAGATATAGTGATTTGTCCTTAGCATGttaattttgtatataattttttatgttacatatatgtaaataccattattaatatatatacatgtatgttttcattgaatttaatattatttatttattatattataaaattaaatgagatTTTATTGTGAGTATTATTAGTTTCCTTTAATATTTAAATCCCCATGGGGTTTACTTGGTAGATTTTCATGTGCCATGTCTATAATGTTAATTCCATGTGAGAAAATTCCATTAAAATTGACAGGAAAGTAATGGTATGCTACACATTATAAGAAACTCataatttatacttttttcaattaaaaaattcttgctagaaataataaaaggctaattttttgcttttttttggtcattaactctcatagatattattaactattttgtattttatttatttataaattaaagtaagaACAGATTTATGACTAAAAATGGTCATAAATCCATTAAAAAAGATAtactattaatttacttagattagatatatatatatatatatatattcagagagtttttttatgtattatGTTGTTCgagtattatgtattttaaccTTATCAAAAAAGGTTTCTTATGCAACACACGTGAATTAtagtatgtatatgtatgtgtgtgtgtatatatatatatacacacacactagACGTAAACCCACGTTAtgcatgaaattttaaaatataaaagaatgcCATACGTGCAAAATATAAagatcaattttattttctattgttGTAATTAcgtttttataaaattaattacagAAAGTACGTATGATGTAATTTCTATGTGATATATTCAGAAATGATTTATATGGATCTTTTTTAGTAGATTAGATTGATTCATttctaatattaaaatttaaaattataaaatataaaaattaacaaattatttacatggaaaaaaagaaaatgcggGTGAAGTCTTGTTGAAGAGAGAGGGCGAGAAAGAAGGGAAAGAGATAAAAATGGGTGGAAATTAATAAGAAGTCATGGAAGTGGAACGAGAGAAACACGAGAGAGTTGGAGAACTTTTAGGAGAAAAAAATGGATTGAGAGAGAGttaaatttatcaaattaaaCTTATATCTAAcggttattatttttttaatcgaaTCAAATTAATGATATTCCTCGAAGCTAAACCTTAGACTAATAAGTTGCTTCTCTTTTTGAAATAGTATAGAATCTGCATGCAGGCCAACCAATGTTCTCCTCTTGTGTCATTACTGGGCTGGGCCGATCAGACCAGCATTAGATATCAGGCCTAGAAGGGGCCCAGTCCAAGCCCAAGTTTTCTCTGCATTATCTCAAGAAACTGATGAGGCTTAATCAATCAAATGCATCGATGACTAAAAAGCAAAACATTATGTTGCTTTGgataccgaaaaaaaaaagattaacaTTATGTTGTTTTATATGCTAACTCAATTATATGCATTCAACTTAAGAAAGGACACAAGCCTAGGGGAGGGCAGCTCGAACCCGGGCATTTTGAACctattaatttgaaaataaaagttcgACCAGCTCGGGGCTCGAAAAATCTGGGGCTGGGTTGTTTTGCTCCTTTGTAGTTAATAAGCATTTGGTCCATATACCAAACAGACATCAGTCACAGATTGTTAGAGCATTCCCTGGCTGGAGATGTATGTCATCGACAACTTTTTGCCATTGATCTTTAAACAGTCAATCATAATTACCTTAAAAATCTATAATCCTTGGACCGATTCGGAGCGATCTATCCTCCGATCCGTTATATTTTTCATCATGTTTTTGTGAAGATACATCCAAATCCAATCATGTCAACTAATATGTAATCAAAATGGAAAGCGTCAcgtaaatttagaaaattctttCGTCCCTGTGCTAGATAGTCCCTTTCCCATGTAAACTatgttcttcttttcttttcttttctttttttttttgcgatAGGGAGTAAACCATCTTATTTTAGTTGAGTAAGAATTTGGACCGTTTCTCTTCCTCTGCAAGCTATCAGATAAACATTATATGCAGCAACTTCCATCACATAAAGTTGAATCCTCGTAAATTGTCGTTGCACCATTGTTTATCGGAGTTTCTTTTGGGGGCAAGACACCATCATCATTAATTAAGGAAGTGCTTGACGCAAATCTATGAAACCAATTGCTTTATTTGATCTTTGTTGAgcacgaaaaaagaaaaaaaaaagatgactACCACCCTAGTGGTCTACTATCCAATTAAATACATTCATATCAATCAAGTGTGGAcgtttcaaattttcaaacacAGTTGGTTCGCCTCGTATTCAGACC
This region includes:
- the LOC116189550 gene encoding uncharacterized protein LOC116189550, whose product is MNALDSPLEALAINYVRFGLLAVVNNLWTWVAVVTAAVSFWRIRATATSVRAAAAVGCSSMPEPQSPHEDACSSSNECRSVLQGKPRPSRQADDVSSRGIAALAHPLVAVSSKYDVTKGRFTVYYEDDRDVNHNQNEEAEATATVGAEKCDGGIYGSRLEWSGRRDMVFRVRNGDSGWYRYQDLKVFDGSVVRLWDDAHIVPW